Below is a genomic region from Acidobacteriota bacterium.
CGGGACCGGCCGCCGGGGCCGGGTACACCCTCCTGGGGGCGATAGTGCTGCTGGGCGGCATCGGATACGGCCTGGACGCCTGGCGCGGCACCTCCCCCTGGTTCCTGCTCGGCGGGCTGCTGCTCGGCCTGGCCGTCGGTTTCCTTGAACTGGCAAAAGTCATCTGGCGCCGATGAAACTCGTCTGGTGGATGGTGGGGGGATCGGTCGTCGCGGCGGCCGCGGCGTCGCTCGCGCCGGTCAGTCCGCGGGCGATCTGGCTCGGAATGCTCGGGCCGCTCGCGGCCGCGGTGGTATCCTGGCTCCTGATGCTCGGGCGGTACCGGAAACAACCGCGTGGCATGACGCGCCTGCTGGTGCAGGCGTTTGCGGCCAAGATGGTTTTTTTCGCGATCTACGTCATCGTCGCGCTTGGGGTCGCCCGGGTGGAACCGGTCCCCTTCGCCGTCAGTTTCGCGGGGTTTTACCTCGCCCTGCACGGCGCGGAAGCGGCCGGGCTGTATCGGCTCCAGGCGCGCGGGCTCCGGCAGGCGGAGGCGTCTGTGCGGGGCCCCTTGAAAAACGGGTAGGCAACGGACCATGTGGCAGACAGCGGAAGCAGAGGGACATGTGGAAGCGGCGGCAGCCGGGGGTTTCGACGCCGGCGAGACCATCATCCACCATATCGCCAACAACGCGGAGCACCCGATCCTGCACCTTCCCCCGGTTTTCGGGATCGACCTGTCGATCAGCAAGCATGTGCTGATGCTGTGGCTGGTCGCCCTGGTCGTCTTCACCCTCGTCACCTGGATCGTGCGCCGCCGCCTCGCGCGGGGGCCGGTCCCCTCCGGGGCGGGCAACGCCCTGGAAGCCGTCGTGGAGTATATCCGCGACTCCATCGTCCGGCCCAACGTGGGCGAGCGGTGGGTGGGCACCTGGGCCCCATTGATCCTGACCCTCTTCGCCTTCATCTTCACCGCCAACATCATCGGCCTGATCCCCGTCTTCGAGGTATTCACCCTCCTCAACCACTGGGTGCTGCACGCCGGGGCGGACTCGGTGTTCGGGCGCGCGCTCCACGGCGGGACCACGGCCACGGCCAACTTCAACGTGACGGTGGGCCTGGCCCTCATCACCTTCTTCGCCATCATCATCGCCGGGACGAAGGCCCACGGGTTCATCAACCACTGCAAGAACATCGTGCCCCGCGGCATGCCGTGGCCCATCTACCTCCTCCTGGTCCCGATCGAAGTGCTGAGCATGTTCGTCAAGCCCTTCACCCTGACCATGCGACTCGCGGCCAACATGACGGGCGGGCACATCGGCATCCTGGCCGTTCTGTCGCTCGTGTTCCTGTTCACCGAGATGATGAAGAACGCCATGGTCGGCATCGGCATCGGTCTTGCCGTCTCGGTACCGCTGGCCGTCGCCATCACCGGGCTCGAACTGATCGTGGTCCTGGTCCAGGCGTACGTGTTCACCCTGCTCTCGGCCGTATTCATCGGGATGGTCATCCATGTGCATCATTAAACCGGTTCAACCGAACGTTCATCGAAAGGACACCAGAATGAAGAAGACAGGCATTTTCCGCGGCGCCCTGCTCGCGGCCTTCCTGCTGGCCGCGCTCGCCTTCGTGGCCGCCCCCGTCTACGCCCAGGACGGCGGGGCCCCGGCCGTAGTCCCCGTGTGGCACTACTTCGGCGCCGCCCTCGGGCTGGGCCTCATCGTCATCGGCGCCGCCCTCGGCATCGGCAAGTTCGCGGCGGCCGCCGCGGAGAGCATCGCCCGGCAGCCCGCGGCCGCCGCCCAGATCAGCGGCGCCGTCAACCTCCCGCTCTTCCTGCTGGAAGGGGTCGCCATCATCGCCGAGGTCTTCGTGCTCCTCATCGTGCTGCTGAAGTAGGGGAAGCGCGCTATGAACAATCCCCTGGTTCAACCCGATCCCGGCCTGGCCATCTGGACCATCGTCACCTTCCTGGTGCTCCTCTGGCTGCTCGCCCGCTTCGCCTGGCGCCCGCTGCTGCGGGCGCTGGACTCGCGGCAGGAGACCATCCGGAAATCGCTCGAGGACGCCCGGAAGGCGCGCGAGGAGATGGAGGCGCTCGGCGAGGAGTCCCGCCGCATCCTCCGCCAGGCGCACGCCGACGCCGAGGCGATCGTCGCCGGCAGCCGCGCCGAGGCCGAGAAGCTGCGCGAGGAGATCCGGCTGAAGGCGCGCGAGGACGCCGAGGCCGTCGTCCGGGAGTCCCGGCTCCGGATCGAGACCGAGACCGCCCGCGCGCTCCGCGAGGTCCGGGGCGAGATCGCGGATCTCTCGATCGAGATCGCCTCCAAGCTGATCGGGCGCAACTTCACCAAGGAAGACCAGAGCGCGCTGATCGAGGAAACCCTCAGGGAGATCGAAGCCGGGCCCCGCCCGTCCTGACGGGCCGCGGGGGCACGGCCCCCGCGCGCTCCCGCCGAATAGTGTTTGGCGCGGCGCGCGATTTTTGGTAGGCTTTGCCAGCGACACGGAGAGGTACCGAAGTGGTCGTACCGGGCTCGACTCGAAATCGAGTTACCCCCTAATCCGGGGTACGTGGGTTCGAATCCCACCCTCTCCGCCAACCGCTTCTTTATCAACCACACCCTTTAATCCTGCTTTTCCTTTCCAACTGCTTTCAGGCCGTCTCTGCTGGCCGCGTGACCCATTTTGGGACCACCTTTTGCATCCAGCGCTTCGCGGAGCTCCGCTTGTTGAGGGTGAGCGTTCGGATGATCATCCCGGCCACCCTGCCGCCTACACCTACCGGAGTGCCGCCCCCCCGGCAGGACTCGCCGTCTCGAATCCGGGTCCAAACCGCAGTGTGCCCGCCCTGCCTGAATTATAATGAAAACTGATCGGGGCTTCTGTTATCATAAGGCAAAGAAGTTGCGCCGATACGACGGAACAGCAGCGGTCAGCAGTCAACGCTCCTCGCAGTCGCTGAGGGGGAAGCCATGCGCGATACCGCCCCGGATCCATCAACGCCCGCACCCGGCACGGCCGGCAAGGCTGCCGTGGCCTTCGAGTTCCAGGCAGGACCCCGGGGTGTACCCCAGTCGC
It encodes:
- a CDS encoding AtpZ/AtpI family protein, which gives rise to MPDKENGGFLARSLRVMQENIRRSGPAAGAGYTLLGAIVLLGGIGYGLDAWRGTSPWFLLGGLLLGLAVGFLELAKVIWRR
- the atpB gene encoding F0F1 ATP synthase subunit A — protein: MEAAAAGGFDAGETIIHHIANNAEHPILHLPPVFGIDLSISKHVLMLWLVALVVFTLVTWIVRRRLARGPVPSGAGNALEAVVEYIRDSIVRPNVGERWVGTWAPLILTLFAFIFTANIIGLIPVFEVFTLLNHWVLHAGADSVFGRALHGGTTATANFNVTVGLALITFFAIIIAGTKAHGFINHCKNIVPRGMPWPIYLLLVPIEVLSMFVKPFTLTMRLAANMTGGHIGILAVLSLVFLFTEMMKNAMVGIGIGLAVSVPLAVAITGLELIVVLVQAYVFTLLSAVFIGMVIHVHH
- a CDS encoding ATP synthase F0 subunit C; amino-acid sequence: MKKTGIFRGALLAAFLLAALAFVAAPVYAQDGGAPAVVPVWHYFGAALGLGLIVIGAALGIGKFAAAAAESIARQPAAAAQISGAVNLPLFLLEGVAIIAEVFVLLIVLLK
- the atpF gene encoding F0F1 ATP synthase subunit B, producing the protein MNNPLVQPDPGLAIWTIVTFLVLLWLLARFAWRPLLRALDSRQETIRKSLEDARKAREEMEALGEESRRILRQAHADAEAIVAGSRAEAEKLREEIRLKAREDAEAVVRESRLRIETETARALREVRGEIADLSIEIASKLIGRNFTKEDQSALIEETLREIEAGPRPS